A genomic window from Lotus japonicus ecotype B-129 chromosome 1, LjGifu_v1.2 includes:
- the LOC130720473 gene encoding uncharacterized protein LOC130720473, whose translation MAMIDKCNVLAKSFRMARDFIGQNSSSKISLRLFRHRSKDPRVYNLPTVDEVAALIVGDFDSTDCGRDIVISGLDGNLQRIHETHTSFLPLQYPLMFPYVEDGYKEDIKFREDGDRRVFKKRVRVSMREFLAFRIQERVREESIILRCRRLFQQFLVDSYSMVEAQRLSYVKANQKIIRRDFLAGIEEAVDKGDLDPSCIGTRIVLPSSFTGGKRYMFNNCQDAMAICKFYGYPDLFITVTCNPKWPEIERFVSGKGLNANDRPDIICRVFHAKVKQLIVDLKKGKYFGKVSAGMYTIEFQKRGLPHAHILIWLAAGAKLNTPELNDSFICAELPDPIANPKLFDVVSTYMLHGPCGSSRKKSLCMVNGRCSKFFPKKYVEKTSFDIDGYPVYRRRNTGVHFERRGVQLDNGYVVPYNAKLLMKYQAHINIEYCNKSNCIKYLFKYINKGVDRVTVSMTNESGDEQKKVHVDEIQQYYDCRYLSPCESAWRSLNFHIHHHWPPVQRLSFHLPKQQVVMFGSKEPLDLVVKRNKKRETMFTAWMVANRKYAEGRHLTYAQYPQYFVYDPKCKEWRPRKRGFSIGRMNFIPIGCGEVYYLWLLLNLQCGCTSYNDLRSVDGIVYLSFQEACIALRLLENDKEFIDGIIDCSELSSGNSARYLFISLLLSNSIVQPGAVFEETWQLLADGILYARRKLLGEPDLQMDDGMLKTLCLVELEKMLMSNGKSLKDFPTMPYPLSNEVPQYDNILLYNELRYDIGDMVKMHNDHVSSLNKEQKKVYDEVVNAVNKSRGGFFFVYGSGGIGKTFLWKSLTYKFRGERKIVLNVASSGIASLLLPGGRTAHSLFGIPLVLNEDTCCNIRQGSNKAELLKHTSLIIWDEAPMVNRWAFEGLDRTLRDIMLQSNPNSSDKPFGGKVVVLGGDFRQTLPIIPKASREEIVMATINSSRLWKFCKVLKLIENMRINQGGLDSDVEQRKNFSKWILDVGDGKLGEYNDGECEMEIPHDLLVDSKGDGVSSIVDSTYPDLERNFFQETYFCDKAILAPTLEIVDTINQYVLSRAPGKEKVYLSSDSIVKVDEDVGIEANWITVEFLNSIKGSGLPDHKLCLKVGVPIMLMRNIDVARGLCNGTRLIVHKLRPNLIYGRVINGNNAGSMAYIARMSIVPSDSGLHVKIQRRQFPVCVCFAMTINKSQGQTLGRVGVFLPRPVFSHGQLYVAVSRVKSREGLKIYIDQSSSTLVNQTKNVVYKEVFKNLG comes from the exons ATGGCAATGATTGATAAGTGTAATGTATTGGCTAAATCTTTTCGAATGGCTCGAGATTTTATTGGTCAAAATTCAAGTTCAAAGATTTCGTTGAGGTTGTTTCGTCACAGGTCAAAAGATCCAAGAGTGTATAATTTACCAACTGTTGATGAGGTTGCAGCGCTTATAGTAGGGGATTTTGATTCCACTGATTGCGGGCGTGATATTGTAATAAGTGGTCTTGATGGAAATCTTCAACGAATTCATGAGACACATACTTCTTTTTTGCCATTACAATATCCATTGATGTTTCCTTATGTAGAAGATGGTTATAAAGAAGATATAAAGTTTCGGGAGGATGGAGATAGGCGAGTTTTTAAGAAAAGAGTACGAGTTTCTATGCGTGAATTTCTAGCCTTTAGAATACAAGAAAGAGTTCGTGAGGAATCTATTATTCTTCGTTGTAGAAGGCTATTTCAACAATTCCTTGTGGATTCGTATTCTATGGTTGAGGCACAAAGGTTATCATATGTGAAAGCAAATCAGAAGATTATTCGTAGAGATTTCTTAGCTGGTATAGAAGAAGCTGTTGATAAGGGTGATCTTGATCCATCATGTATTGGGACAAGAATAGTGTTGCCATCTTCGTTTACTGGTGGAAAAAGATATATGTTCAACAATTGTCAGGATGCAATGGCAATATGCAAATTCTATGGTTATCCAGATTTGTTTATAACTGTCACTTGTAATCCGAAGTGGCCTGAAATTGAGAGATTTGTATCTGGAAAAGGTTTGAATGCTAATGATAGACCAGATATAATATGTCGGGTTTTTCATGCAAAAGTGAAGCAGTTAATAGTAGACCTGAAGAAAGGGAAATATTTTGGGAAAGTTAGTGCTG GTATGTACACCATAGAATTCCAAAAGAGAGGCTTACCTCATGCACATATTTTGATTTGGTTAGCTGCTGGGGCAAAACTAAATACACCTGAATTGAATGATTCTTTCATTTGTGCTGAGTTACCTGATCCTATTGCAAACCCAAAGCTATTTGATGTTGTTTCAACATATATGCTTCATGGTCCATGTGGGAGTAGTCGTAAAAAATCTCTGTGTATGGTGAATGGTCGTTGCTCAAAATTCTTTCCAAAAAAGTATGTGGAGAAGACCTCATTTGATATTGATGGTTATCCTGTATATCGAAGAAGGAATACTGGAGTGCATTTTGAGAGGCGGGGTGTTCAACTAGATAATGGCTATGTTGTGCCTTATAATGCCAAATTGTTAATGAAGTATCAAGCACACATTAATATTGAGTATTGCAACAAATCCAATTGCATCAAATACTTATTTAAGTATATCAACAAGGGTGTTGATCGTGTGACTGTTTCAATGACCAATGAATCTGGGGATGAACAAAAGAAGGTACACGTTGATGAGATTCAACAGTATTATGATTGCCGTTATTTATCACCATGTGAATCTGCTTGGAGGTCATTAAATTTTCATATTCATCATCATTGGCCTCCTGTACAAAGATTGTCATTTCATTTGCCGAAACAacaagttgttatgtttggttCTAAAGAACCTCTTGATTTAGTTGTGAAACGTAACAAAAAACGAGAGACAATGTTTACTGCTTGGATGGTTGCTAATAGAAAATATGCTGAAGGTAGACATTTAACATATGCTCAATATCCACAATATTTTGTATATGATCCTAAGTGTAAGGAGTGGCGACCAAGGAAAAGAGGGTTTTCAATTGGTAGGATGAACTTTATACCAATTGGGTGTGGTGAGGTCTATTATCTTTGGTTACTACTGAATTTGCAATGTGGATGCACAAGTTATAATGATTTAAGAAGTGTGGATGGCATTGTGTATTTGTCTTTTCAAGAAGCTTGCATAGCACTGCGATTGCtagaaaatgacaaagagttCATTGATGGTATAATCGATTGTTCAGAATTATCATCTGGGAATTCAGCAAGGTATCTTTTTATTTCATTGTTGTTGTCTAATTCAATTGTACAACCTGGTGCGGTGTTTGAGGAGACATGGCAACTTTTAGCTGATGGAATTTTGTATGCAAGGAGAAAATTGCTAGGTGAACCAG ATTTGCAAATGGATGATGGTATGCTCAAAACTTTATGCTTGGTAGAACTTGAGAAAATGTTAATGAGCAATGGTAAAAGCTTAAAGGATTTTCCAACAATGCCGTATCCACTTTCAAATGAAGTCCCACAGTATGATAATATTTTATTGTACAATGAGTTAAGATATGATATTGGTGATATGGTTAAGATGCATAATGACCATGTATCAAGTTTgaataaagaacaaaaaaagGTATATGATGAAGTTGTTAATGCCGTCAATAAATCACGTGGGggatttttctttgtttatggatCTGGTGGTATTGGAAAGACATTTCTTTGGAAAAGTTTGACGTATAAGTTTCGTGGAGAACGGAAAATTGTTTTGAATGTTGCTTCAAGTGGTATAGCATCGCTTTTACTTCCGGGGGGACGAACTGCACATTCTTTATTTGGTATTCCTCTTGTGTTAAATGAGGATACATGTTGTAATATTCGGCAAGGGAGTAATAAGGCAGAACTTTTGAAACACACAAGTTTGATTATTTGGGATGAAGCACCAATGGTAAATAGATGGGCATTTGAGGGATTGGATAGAACATTGCGTGATATTATGCTACAAAGTAATCCGAATAGTAGTGATAAGCCTTTCGGTGGAAAAGTTGTTGTTCTTGGTGGTGATTTTAGACAAACTTTACCTATAATTCCTAAAGCAAGTCGTGAAGAAATTGTTATGGCAACCATTAATTCTTCAAGATTATGGAAGTTTTGCAAAGTATTGAAGTTAATAGAGAACATGCGAATAAATCAAGGGGGTTTGGATAGTGATgtagaacaaagaaaaaatttcagcaaaTGGATCCTTGATGTTGGAGATGGTAAATTGGGTGAGTACAATGATGGTGAATGTGAGATGGAAATTCCTCATGATTTGTTGGTGGATTCCAAGGGGGATGGTGTATCAAGTATTGTTGACTCAACATATCCTGATCTTGAACGAAATTTTTTTCAAGAAACATATTTTTGTGATAAGGCAATTCTTGCTCCAACTTTGGAAATTGTTGATACAATTAATCAATATGTATTAAGTCGGGCACCTGGTAAAGAAAAGGTATATCTTAGTTCCGATAGCATTGTAAAAGTTGATGAAGATGTTGGTATTGAAGCAAATTGGATTACTGTTGAATTCTTAAATAGTATAAAGGGTTCTGGCTTACCGGACCACAAGTTATGTTTGAAGGTTGGAGTTCCTATTATGTTAATGAGGAACATTGATGTTGCGCGTGGATTGTGCAATGGGACTAGATTGATTGTTCATAAACTACGTCCAAATCTAATTTATGGAAGAGTTATAAATGGAAATAATGCTGGTTCAATGGCTTATATTGCACGGATGAGTATTGTCCCTTCTGACAGTGGCTTACATGTAAAGATTCAACGTCGACAATTTCCGGTTTGTGTTTGTTTTGCAATGACgattaacaaaagtcaaggacaaACTTTGGGTAGAGTTGGTGTTTTTCTACCAAGACCTGTATTCTCTCATGGTCAATTATATGTTGCTGTTTCGCGTGTGAAAAGTAGAGAAGGACTAAAGATTTACATCGATCAGTCAAGTTCTACATTGGTGAATCAAACAAAGAATGTTGTTTATAAGGAAGTATTTAAAAATTTAGGATAA
- the LOC130729558 gene encoding uncharacterized protein LOC130729558 isoform X2: MFKKWGDQFVEGNAYKITFGRLIPNMGGYRATEHAYKMLFIENTSVMACEVSEIPRWGLSLKNSAQVNEMGVQSDYLLDFMGLLTCIIEERTCVKRGQMSKMMIVELADDKGKVECVLFGDHAKFVTDYLSLHSNEEAIMVFQYAKIKKFRGKSVLQGVDGASRLSFNPQIPEVLSFWNGIALHGYHEDDVIELNVMENGGVSMVDDFIYNHPRKTVLSLSDTKEDGDFIVRAKIVNILQEEGWWYLACLCDRAVIIEDSDYYCSACFKRVDYVVARFRMKVRVSDGCDSLDFVMPDSVVEKLINKSCRDILTEIQETNIGEVCPFISEALVGNDWLFKVEKRMVNLYNFEDPYHVKRVCNDGDIIDLFILNGAVETPILAKFPGSFSLVSFDDYDFDMDFLLSPEECQPPEIIKPTNVFSVYEHGSCSKSYKRKLEEEFDLQVDNHRAKGHD; this comes from the exons ATGTTTAAGAAATGGGGAGATCAATTTGTTGAAGGTAATGCTTACAAGATTACATTTGGTCGGCTAATTCCAAACATGGGAGGTTACCGTGCAACTGAGCATGCCTATAAGATGCTTTTTATTGAAAATACATCGGTTATGGCTTGTGAAGTATCTGAAATTCCAAGGTGGGGCTTATCACTTAAGAACTCTGCACAAGTCAATGAGATGGGTGTTCAATCTGATTATCTTCTTG ATTTCATGGGGTTGTTGACTTGCATTATTGAAGAAAGGACCTGTGTGAAAAGAGGACAAATGTCTAAGATGATGATTGTTGAACTGGCTGATGACAA GGGTAAGGTTGAATGTGTTCTGTTTGGTGACCATGCCAAATTTGTTACTGACTATTTGTCACTTCACTCCAATGAGGAAGCAATTATGGTTTTCCAGTATGCTAAAATAAAGAAATTTAGAG GAAAAAGTGTTCTACAAGGTGTAGATGGAGCATCTAGACTTAGTTTCAATCCTCAAATTCCAGAGGTGCTGTCATTCTGGAATGG GATTGCTTTGCATGGTTATCATGAGGATGATGTAATTGAACTCAATGTCATGGAAAATGGTGGGGTGTCAATGGTTGATGATTTCATTTATAATCATCCTAGGAAAACTGTGTTGTCATTAAGTGACACAAAGGAG gATGGAGATTTCATAGTTAGGGCTAAGATTGTTAATATTTTACAAGAAGAAGGTTGGTGGTACTTAGCATGCTTGTGTGACCGTGCTGTCATTATTGAGGATAGTGATTATTATTGCAGTGCATGCTTTAAGAGAGTGGACTATGTTGTTGCTAG GTTCAGGATGAAGGTTAGGGTGTCTGATGGATGTGATTCACTTGACTTTGTGATGCCTGATTCAGTTGTTGAGAAGTTAATTAACAAATCTTGTAGGGATATTTTAACTGAGATTCAG GAAACAAATATTGGTGAGGTGTGCCCTTTTATTTCAGAAGCCTTGGTTGGAAATGATTGGTTGTTTAAGGTTGAAAAGCGAATGGTAAACCTATATAACTTTGAAGATCCGTATCATGTGAAGCGTGTTTGTAATGATGGTGATATAATTGATCTCTTCATCTTGAATGGTGCTGTTGAAACTCCTATTTTG GCAAAATTTCCAGGGTCTTTTTCATTGGTCAGCTTTGATGACTATGATTTTGATATGGATTTTCTTCTTAGTCCTGAGGAATGTCAACCTCCTGAAATTATCAAGCCAACCAATGTGTTTAGTGTATATGAACATGGGAGTTGTTCAAAATCATACAAAAGGAAGCTTGAAGAAGAATTTGATTTGCAGGTGGATAACCATCGTGCTAAGGGTCATGACTGA
- the LOC130729558 gene encoding uncharacterized protein LOC130729558 isoform X1, translating to MIVPFLALSGTCQGCKIQCSLRKEMFKKWGDQFVEGNAYKITFGRLIPNMGGYRATEHAYKMLFIENTSVMACEVSEIPRWGLSLKNSAQVNEMGVQSDYLLDFMGLLTCIIEERTCVKRGQMSKMMIVELADDKGKVECVLFGDHAKFVTDYLSLHSNEEAIMVFQYAKIKKFRGKSVLQGVDGASRLSFNPQIPEVLSFWNGIALHGYHEDDVIELNVMENGGVSMVDDFIYNHPRKTVLSLSDTKEDGDFIVRAKIVNILQEEGWWYLACLCDRAVIIEDSDYYCSACFKRVDYVVARFRMKVRVSDGCDSLDFVMPDSVVEKLINKSCRDILTEIQETNIGEVCPFISEALVGNDWLFKVEKRMVNLYNFEDPYHVKRVCNDGDIIDLFILNGAVETPILAKFPGSFSLVSFDDYDFDMDFLLSPEECQPPEIIKPTNVFSVYEHGSCSKSYKRKLEEEFDLQVDNHRAKGHD from the exons ATGATAGTGCCGTTTTTGGCTCTCTCTGGTACGTGTCAG GGTTGCAAGATTCAGTGTTCTTTAAGAAAAGAAATGTTTAAGAAATGGGGAGATCAATTTGTTGAAGGTAATGCTTACAAGATTACATTTGGTCGGCTAATTCCAAACATGGGAGGTTACCGTGCAACTGAGCATGCCTATAAGATGCTTTTTATTGAAAATACATCGGTTATGGCTTGTGAAGTATCTGAAATTCCAAGGTGGGGCTTATCACTTAAGAACTCTGCACAAGTCAATGAGATGGGTGTTCAATCTGATTATCTTCTTG ATTTCATGGGGTTGTTGACTTGCATTATTGAAGAAAGGACCTGTGTGAAAAGAGGACAAATGTCTAAGATGATGATTGTTGAACTGGCTGATGACAA GGGTAAGGTTGAATGTGTTCTGTTTGGTGACCATGCCAAATTTGTTACTGACTATTTGTCACTTCACTCCAATGAGGAAGCAATTATGGTTTTCCAGTATGCTAAAATAAAGAAATTTAGAG GAAAAAGTGTTCTACAAGGTGTAGATGGAGCATCTAGACTTAGTTTCAATCCTCAAATTCCAGAGGTGCTGTCATTCTGGAATGG GATTGCTTTGCATGGTTATCATGAGGATGATGTAATTGAACTCAATGTCATGGAAAATGGTGGGGTGTCAATGGTTGATGATTTCATTTATAATCATCCTAGGAAAACTGTGTTGTCATTAAGTGACACAAAGGAG gATGGAGATTTCATAGTTAGGGCTAAGATTGTTAATATTTTACAAGAAGAAGGTTGGTGGTACTTAGCATGCTTGTGTGACCGTGCTGTCATTATTGAGGATAGTGATTATTATTGCAGTGCATGCTTTAAGAGAGTGGACTATGTTGTTGCTAG GTTCAGGATGAAGGTTAGGGTGTCTGATGGATGTGATTCACTTGACTTTGTGATGCCTGATTCAGTTGTTGAGAAGTTAATTAACAAATCTTGTAGGGATATTTTAACTGAGATTCAG GAAACAAATATTGGTGAGGTGTGCCCTTTTATTTCAGAAGCCTTGGTTGGAAATGATTGGTTGTTTAAGGTTGAAAAGCGAATGGTAAACCTATATAACTTTGAAGATCCGTATCATGTGAAGCGTGTTTGTAATGATGGTGATATAATTGATCTCTTCATCTTGAATGGTGCTGTTGAAACTCCTATTTTG GCAAAATTTCCAGGGTCTTTTTCATTGGTCAGCTTTGATGACTATGATTTTGATATGGATTTTCTTCTTAGTCCTGAGGAATGTCAACCTCCTGAAATTATCAAGCCAACCAATGTGTTTAGTGTATATGAACATGGGAGTTGTTCAAAATCATACAAAAGGAAGCTTGAAGAAGAATTTGATTTGCAGGTGGATAACCATCGTGCTAAGGGTCATGACTGA
- the LOC130729559 gene encoding uncharacterized protein LOC130729559 isoform X2, whose product MTWCKLLLYSAGLQKGGKIQASLGNVMYRKWAHKFSEGNVYEINFFIVIAAKGSYRATNHAYRILFSGKTKVFPCDCNVIPNWGLSLKMSTEVSSSDAETVYLCGIIGLINVVSPVRVCKKGVVDLKIMVIQILDEIGQVPIVLLGQSAGIVSEYLSNHPNEKPVVVVQYAKLIEFQGHKLLQTLIPVSQIFLNPDIEEVTMFRTRFCGNVSHYGGPILESFDADDCHARFYDFEIRYPNKDFHYVDCVPCFCFSVGEYQVTELEQDVLKCEEESCDGYLRECELFELTESHFVSVLWRQTFFENCCEGFPCEEFDGVEDVALYFEKEAVAGGI is encoded by the exons ATGACTTGGTGTAAATTACTTTTATACAGTGCAGGGTTACAGAAG GGAGGAAAAATTCAGGCCTCATTGGGAAATGTTATGTATCGCAAATGGGCTCATAAATTTTCTGAGGGGAATGTATACgagataaatttttttattgtaattGCTGCAAAGGGATCATATCGTGCTACTAATCATGCATATAGGATTCTTTTCAGCGGGAAAACAAAGGTTTTTCCATGTGATTGTAATGTTATACCAAATTGGGGCCTATCTTTGAAAATGTCAACGGAAGTCTCTTCAAGTGATGCTGAAACTGTGTATTTATGTG GTATCATTGGTTTGATCAATGTTGTGTCACCTGTTAGGGTTTGTAAGAAAGGTGTTGTAGATCTGAAGATAATGGTGATCCAGATATTGGATGAGAT AGGTCAAGTTCCAATTGTTTTGCTTGGCCAATCTGCTGGTATTGTATCTGAGTACTTATCGAACCACCCCAATGAGAAGCCTGTTGTTGTTGTACAGTATGCAAAGCTTATTGAATTTCAAG GGCATAAGTTATTGCAGACATTAATACCTGTGTCTCAGATTTTCTTGAACCCTGACATTGAGGAGGTTACAATGTTTAGGACTAG GTTTTGTGGGAATGTGTCTCATTATGGTGGACCTATTTTGGAGTCATTCGATGCAGATGATTGTCATGCGAGATTTTATGATTTTGAAATAAGATATCCGAATAAG GATTTCCATTATGTGGATTGTGTGccctgtttttgtttttctgttgGAGAATATCAAGTTACTGAGTTAGAGCAGGATGTGTTAAAATGTGAAGAGGAAAGCTGTGATGGTTATCTCCGTGAATGTGAATTATTTGAACTGACGGAATCTCATTTTGTGTCTGTTTTGTGGCGGCAGACATTTTTT GAAAATTGTTGTGAAGGATTTCCATGTGAAGAGtttgatggtgtagaagatGTGGCGCTTTATTTTGAAAAGGAAGCAGTTGCAGGAGGAATTTAA
- the LOC130729559 gene encoding uncharacterized protein LOC130729559 isoform X1 translates to MVLMDQYGGKIQASLGNVMYRKWAHKFSEGNVYEINFFIVIAAKGSYRATNHAYRILFSGKTKVFPCDCNVIPNWGLSLKMSTEVSSSDAETVYLCGIIGLINVVSPVRVCKKGVVDLKIMVIQILDEIGQVPIVLLGQSAGIVSEYLSNHPNEKPVVVVQYAKLIEFQGHKLLQTLIPVSQIFLNPDIEEVTMFRTRFCGNVSHYGGPILESFDADDCHARFYDFEIRYPNKDFHYVDCVPCFCFSVGEYQVTELEQDVLKCEEESCDGYLRECELFELTESHFVSVLWRQTFFENCCEGFPCEEFDGVEDVALYFEKEAVAGGI, encoded by the exons ATGGTGTTAATGGACCAATAT GGAGGAAAAATTCAGGCCTCATTGGGAAATGTTATGTATCGCAAATGGGCTCATAAATTTTCTGAGGGGAATGTATACgagataaatttttttattgtaattGCTGCAAAGGGATCATATCGTGCTACTAATCATGCATATAGGATTCTTTTCAGCGGGAAAACAAAGGTTTTTCCATGTGATTGTAATGTTATACCAAATTGGGGCCTATCTTTGAAAATGTCAACGGAAGTCTCTTCAAGTGATGCTGAAACTGTGTATTTATGTG GTATCATTGGTTTGATCAATGTTGTGTCACCTGTTAGGGTTTGTAAGAAAGGTGTTGTAGATCTGAAGATAATGGTGATCCAGATATTGGATGAGAT AGGTCAAGTTCCAATTGTTTTGCTTGGCCAATCTGCTGGTATTGTATCTGAGTACTTATCGAACCACCCCAATGAGAAGCCTGTTGTTGTTGTACAGTATGCAAAGCTTATTGAATTTCAAG GGCATAAGTTATTGCAGACATTAATACCTGTGTCTCAGATTTTCTTGAACCCTGACATTGAGGAGGTTACAATGTTTAGGACTAG GTTTTGTGGGAATGTGTCTCATTATGGTGGACCTATTTTGGAGTCATTCGATGCAGATGATTGTCATGCGAGATTTTATGATTTTGAAATAAGATATCCGAATAAG GATTTCCATTATGTGGATTGTGTGccctgtttttgtttttctgttgGAGAATATCAAGTTACTGAGTTAGAGCAGGATGTGTTAAAATGTGAAGAGGAAAGCTGTGATGGTTATCTCCGTGAATGTGAATTATTTGAACTGACGGAATCTCATTTTGTGTCTGTTTTGTGGCGGCAGACATTTTTT GAAAATTGTTGTGAAGGATTTCCATGTGAAGAGtttgatggtgtagaagatGTGGCGCTTTATTTTGAAAAGGAAGCAGTTGCAGGAGGAATTTAA